One genomic segment of Gemmatimonadetes bacterium SCN 70-22 includes these proteins:
- a CDS encoding cytochrome oxidase maturation protein, cbb3-type — translation MSILYLVLPLALVIVLAAVLAFIWAARRGQFDDLETPALRMLHDDDAPRKDKSKA, via the coding sequence ATGAGCATCCTGTACCTCGTCCTCCCGCTCGCCCTCGTGATCGTCCTCGCGGCGGTGCTTGCCTTCATCTGGGCGGCACGTCGCGGGCAGTTCGATGACCTGGAGACGCCGGCGCTGCGGATGCTCCACGACGACGACGCCCCCCGCAAGGACAAGTCGAAGGCATAG
- a CDS encoding cytochrome c oxidase accessory protein CcoG: MNEDGSRRWIRPKPSDGQWLTRRRVVAYALMVVYLALPHIDINGKPAMLLDAVRREFTLFGYTFLATDTLLFMLLLGVLVLAIFTFTALFGRVWCGWGCPQTVWMEFVFRPIERLVEGGRMGSIKIDRSGSHLNPRRILKNVIYFAIALVLAHTFLAYFVGVDQLKVWVTQSPVDHPSSFAVMAVTTILVFLDFAYFREQTCTIACPYGRWQSVLLDRSSLVVAYDFGRGEPRMKGTKNRQASAGDCIDCNACVATCPTGIDIRDGLQMECIHCTQCADACDAIMTSIGKPTGLIRYTSREILEGEKPHLLRPRTIIYPAVFALVLGAFVWQLGTKATADITLLRSIDRPFTEEADGRIANQVRLRIANRSGKDQRYRIEVVGAEEGQVVIPVNPFPVAEGRTETTSFFVLLSRDAFAAGDRIITVRVSDGDDFTGDFPYRLLGPRAGARNGERHESPAHEGDDSSHKDER, from the coding sequence ATGAACGAGGACGGATCGCGGCGCTGGATCCGTCCCAAGCCATCCGACGGCCAGTGGCTGACGCGTCGCCGCGTGGTGGCGTATGCGCTGATGGTCGTCTACCTCGCCCTCCCGCACATCGACATCAACGGCAAGCCGGCCATGCTGCTGGATGCCGTGCGCCGCGAGTTCACCCTCTTCGGCTACACCTTCCTTGCGACCGACACCCTGCTGTTCATGCTCCTGCTCGGGGTCCTCGTCCTCGCGATCTTCACCTTCACCGCCCTCTTCGGGCGCGTCTGGTGCGGATGGGGGTGCCCCCAGACGGTGTGGATGGAGTTCGTCTTCCGCCCCATCGAGCGCCTGGTCGAGGGCGGGCGCATGGGCTCCATCAAGATCGATCGCTCGGGGAGTCACCTCAACCCGCGCCGCATCCTCAAGAACGTCATCTACTTCGCCATCGCGCTCGTCCTGGCCCATACCTTCCTCGCCTATTTCGTCGGCGTGGACCAGCTGAAGGTCTGGGTCACGCAGTCACCGGTGGACCACCCGTCGTCGTTCGCCGTGATGGCGGTGACGACGATCCTCGTCTTTCTCGACTTCGCCTACTTCCGCGAGCAGACGTGCACCATCGCCTGTCCGTACGGGCGCTGGCAGTCGGTGCTGCTCGACCGGAGCTCGCTCGTCGTGGCGTATGACTTCGGGCGCGGCGAGCCGCGCATGAAGGGGACGAAGAACCGGCAGGCGAGCGCCGGCGATTGCATCGACTGCAATGCGTGCGTCGCCACCTGTCCCACCGGCATCGACATCCGCGACGGCCTCCAGATGGAGTGCATCCACTGCACCCAGTGCGCCGACGCCTGCGACGCCATCATGACGTCGATCGGGAAGCCGACTGGGCTCATTCGCTACACGTCGCGCGAGATCCTCGAGGGCGAGAAGCCGCACCTCCTCCGGCCGCGCACGATCATTTACCCGGCCGTCTTTGCCCTCGTCCTCGGCGCCTTCGTCTGGCAGCTCGGCACCAAGGCCACCGCCGACATCACCCTGCTCCGTTCCATCGACCGCCCCTTCACCGAGGAGGCCGACGGCCGCATCGCCAACCAGGTGCGGCTGCGCATCGCGAACCGGAGCGGCAAGGACCAGCGCTACCGGATCGAGGTCGTCGGCGCGGAGGAGGGACAGGTCGTGATTCCGGTGAACCCCTTCCCGGTCGCCGAGGGGCGCACGGAGACGACCTCGTTCTTCGTGCTTCTCTCGCGTGATGCCTTCGCCGCTGGCGACCGGATCATCACCGTCAGGGTGAGCGATGGCGACGACTTCACCGGCGACTTCCCCTATCGACTCCTCGGCCCTCGCGCCGGCGCCCGGAACGGCGAGCGGCACGAGTCGCCGGCGCACGAGGGCGACGACTCCTCGCACAAGGACGAACGATGA
- a CDS encoding cytochrome C oxidase Cbb3, with protein MSESRSAPAGPAAAAARLESFSYDDAIVRKFLFATILWGFVGMLIGLIVAIQLAYPEWNVAPWLTFGRLRPLHTNAVIFAFAGNAIFTGVYYSTQRLLKARMYSDGLSAAHFWGWQLIIVAAAITLPLGFTQAKEYAELEWPIDIAIAVVWVIFAVNFVGTMLKRRERHLYVAIWFYLGSIITVALLHIFNNLSVPAGLFKSYSLYPGVQDALMQWWYGHNAVAFFLTTPFLGLMYYFMPKAAEGPVFSYRLSILHFWTLVFMYIWAGPHHLHYTALPEWASTLGMVFSVMLWAPSWGGMINGLLTLRGGWHKVADDPILKFLVIALTGYGMSTFEGPMLSVKAVNSLSHYTDWTIAHVHSGALTWNGFLTFGMIYWLAPRLFQTELYSKKLMNTHFWIGTVGIVLYLVSIYSAGVTQGLMWRAFDETGRLQYPDFVETVARLIPMYWVRVVGGTLYLTGVIIFAYNVLKTWARRPAAYAVPVIQAPALAKAYTPEPLRPGVDVPATAWGRFVNLTFHRSWERAPILFTVLTTVAVVVASLFEILPTFLIKSNVPTIASVKPYTPLELAGRDIYIREGCVNCHSQMIRPLRFETERYGEYSKPGESVYEHPFLWGSRRIGPDLAREGGMKSNLWHLRHFQNPREVNAKSIMPAYSHVITDDLDFASIQRRVDAMAMLGVPYGDAVNAAPEMARAQARTIAADLAATGGGDGFETKEVTALIAYMQRLGKDIQGTGAVATKPVTGASAPTGGQP; from the coding sequence ATGAGCGAATCCCGGAGCGCCCCTGCCGGACCGGCCGCCGCGGCCGCCAGGCTCGAGTCGTTCAGCTACGATGACGCCATCGTACGCAAGTTCCTGTTCGCGACGATCCTGTGGGGCTTCGTCGGGATGCTCATCGGCCTCATCGTCGCCATCCAGCTGGCGTATCCCGAGTGGAACGTCGCCCCGTGGCTCACGTTCGGGCGGTTGCGTCCGCTGCACACGAACGCCGTGATCTTCGCCTTCGCCGGCAACGCGATCTTCACCGGCGTCTACTACTCCACGCAACGGCTGCTCAAGGCGCGGATGTACTCCGACGGGTTGAGCGCCGCGCACTTCTGGGGGTGGCAGCTGATCATCGTCGCGGCCGCCATCACCCTGCCGCTCGGCTTCACGCAGGCCAAGGAGTACGCCGAGCTCGAGTGGCCCATCGACATCGCGATCGCGGTCGTCTGGGTCATTTTCGCCGTCAACTTCGTGGGGACGATGCTCAAGCGCCGGGAGCGCCACCTGTACGTGGCGATCTGGTTCTACCTGGGCTCGATCATCACCGTCGCCCTCCTGCACATCTTCAACAACCTCTCGGTCCCGGCGGGACTCTTCAAGAGCTACAGCCTGTACCCGGGCGTGCAGGATGCGCTGATGCAGTGGTGGTACGGCCACAACGCCGTGGCCTTCTTCCTCACCACGCCGTTCCTCGGGCTGATGTACTACTTCATGCCCAAGGCGGCCGAGGGGCCGGTGTTCAGCTACCGGCTGTCGATCCTGCACTTCTGGACCCTGGTCTTCATGTACATCTGGGCCGGGCCCCACCACCTGCACTACACCGCCCTTCCCGAGTGGGCCTCCACGTTAGGCATGGTCTTCTCGGTCATGCTCTGGGCGCCGAGCTGGGGCGGCATGATCAACGGCCTCCTTACGTTGCGCGGCGGGTGGCACAAGGTCGCCGACGATCCGATCCTCAAGTTCCTCGTCATCGCCCTCACCGGCTACGGGATGTCGACCTTCGAGGGGCCGATGCTCTCCGTGAAGGCGGTCAACTCGCTGTCGCACTACACCGACTGGACCATCGCCCACGTGCACTCCGGGGCCCTCACCTGGAACGGCTTCCTGACGTTCGGGATGATCTACTGGCTCGCCCCGCGCCTGTTCCAGACGGAGCTGTACAGCAAGAAGCTGATGAACACCCACTTCTGGATCGGGACCGTCGGCATCGTGCTGTACCTCGTCTCGATCTACTCCGCCGGCGTCACGCAGGGGCTGATGTGGCGCGCCTTCGACGAGACCGGGCGCCTGCAGTACCCCGACTTCGTCGAGACCGTCGCCCGGCTGATCCCGATGTATTGGGTGCGCGTGGTGGGCGGGACGCTCTACCTGACGGGCGTCATCATCTTCGCCTACAACGTCCTCAAGACGTGGGCCAGGCGCCCGGCGGCCTACGCCGTCCCGGTCATCCAGGCCCCCGCGCTGGCCAAGGCGTACACACCCGAACCGCTGCGCCCCGGGGTGGACGTCCCGGCCACGGCCTGGGGGCGCTTCGTCAACCTCACCTTCCACCGGTCGTGGGAGCGCGCCCCGATCCTCTTTACCGTCCTCACGACGGTGGCGGTCGTGGTCGCCTCGCTCTTCGAGATCCTCCCGACCTTCCTCATCAAGAGCAACGTCCCGACCATCGCCTCGGTCAAGCCGTACACGCCGCTCGAGCTCGCGGGGCGCGACATCTACATTCGCGAGGGGTGCGTCAACTGCCACTCGCAGATGATCCGCCCCCTGCGCTTCGAGACCGAACGCTACGGCGAGTATTCCAAGCCCGGCGAGTCGGTGTACGAGCATCCGTTCCTGTGGGGGTCGCGCCGCATCGGTCCCGACCTGGCCCGTGAGGGCGGGATGAAGAGCAACCTCTGGCACCTGCGCCACTTCCAGAATCCGCGCGAAGTCAACGCCAAGTCCATCATGCCGGCGTACTCGCACGTCATCACCGACGACCTCGACTTCGCCTCGATCCAGCGTCGGGTCGACGCCATGGCGATGCTGGGCGTGCCCTACGGTGACGCCGTCAACGCGGCCCCCGAGATGGCGCGCGCCCAGGCCAGGACGATCGCGGCCGACCTGGCCGCGACCGGTGGCGGCGACGGGTTCGAGACGAAGGAAGTGACCGCCCTCATCGCGTACATGCAGCGCCTGGGCAAGGACATCCAGGGGACCGGGGCCGTCGCCACCAAGCCTGTCACCGGAGCGTCGGCACCCACCGGCGGGCAACCATGA